A window of the Arenibacter algicola genome harbors these coding sequences:
- a CDS encoding helix-turn-helix domain-containing protein, producing the protein MTRDIIDINDFIILVEEAKVNEATIDSCSFEEPLIAVAFYGSGNVDLKVKYGDKQKDFNHTKGLALSFFANDKVEFVHTVSSSKPLECLVIATSIKALDKLPNQEGELFGEMLDQLVNPSDHYVEGPSFIMTPEMQTIVDSLFNIQYQGKTKMMFFRSQITTLLSHFFGQLASLKTEKINPQERSQLHQAKDILLKNIDNPPSLSELSKKIGLNTFKLKKDFKAYFGVPVFKYLQNERLTLAHKLIRNQDATVQEAAWHVGYESLSSFSNAFEKKFGYRPSQIK; encoded by the coding sequence ATGACAAGGGATATTATAGACATAAACGACTTTATTATTTTGGTAGAAGAAGCCAAGGTAAATGAGGCTACCATAGATTCATGCTCTTTTGAAGAACCTTTGATCGCTGTTGCCTTTTATGGCTCCGGCAATGTTGATTTAAAGGTAAAATATGGGGATAAACAAAAGGACTTTAATCATACCAAGGGTTTGGCACTTTCATTTTTTGCAAATGATAAAGTAGAATTCGTACATACGGTCTCCTCCTCCAAGCCTTTGGAATGCTTGGTTATAGCCACCTCCATAAAAGCATTGGATAAACTTCCCAATCAAGAAGGCGAGCTTTTTGGGGAAATGCTGGATCAGTTGGTGAACCCTTCGGATCATTATGTGGAGGGACCGAGTTTTATTATGACGCCGGAAATGCAGACTATTGTTGATTCCTTATTTAATATTCAATATCAGGGCAAAACCAAAATGATGTTTTTCCGAAGTCAGATAACAACACTGCTTTCCCATTTTTTTGGTCAATTGGCCAGCTTAAAAACTGAGAAAATAAATCCCCAAGAACGCAGCCAACTCCATCAGGCCAAAGATATCTTATTGAAGAATATTGATAATCCCCCTTCCCTAAGCGAACTTTCCAAGAAGATAGGCTTAAACACATTTAAACTAAAAAAGGACTTTAAGGCATATTTTGGTGTTCCCGTTTTTAAATACCTTCAGAACGAACGTTTGACCCTGGCCCATAAATTGATCCGCAATCAAGATGCCACCGTTCAGGAAGCGGCATGGCATGTGGGCTATGAAAGTTTAAGCTCTTTCTCCAATGCTTTTGAAAAAAAGTTTGGGTATAGACCTAGTCAGATCAAGTAG
- the tnpA gene encoding IS200/IS605 family transposase, whose product MGHTLRKGSHTVSRLTCHLVWVTKYRYKVLSGDVQKRCRELLMQICEAEGIEIMKGVVSSDHVHMHVEYAPRMNVSSMVKQMKGRTSRKLQQEFPHLKERYWGQHFWASGYGVWSTGNVTDKMVNDYLEHHRRDGSDNSNFILE is encoded by the coding sequence ATGGGTCATACATTGAGAAAGGGATCGCATACCGTTAGCCGGTTGACTTGTCATCTGGTTTGGGTTACCAAGTATAGATATAAGGTATTAAGTGGGGATGTTCAGAAGCGTTGTCGTGAGCTTCTCATGCAAATATGTGAAGCTGAAGGGATTGAGATTATGAAAGGAGTGGTGAGCTCCGATCATGTTCATATGCACGTTGAATACGCCCCTAGGATGAATGTAAGTTCGATGGTCAAACAAATGAAAGGCAGGACATCGAGAAAGCTCCAACAGGAGTTTCCTCATTTAAAGGAGCGCTATTGGGGTCAGCATTTTTGGGCGAGCGGTTATGGAGTCTGGAGTACGGGCAATGTAACCGATAAGATGGTCAATGATTATTTGGAGCATCATAGACGGGACGGTTCGGATAATTCCAATTTTATATTGGAATAG
- a CDS encoding DUF5367 family protein produces the protein MKIKRALLIGIAIWIIAILFYSISYYVPVLENAETQANLVLFAVVIPLVWWGCSFYYRKEKDTHGYLVGQTLLLTAVVLDALITVPFFIIPTGGSHYSFFTSLGFWIIAAEFLLVAVLYWYTRVYPKTNILKH, from the coding sequence ATGAAAATTAAACGTGCTCTGCTTATCGGTATTGCCATATGGATTATCGCAATACTATTTTATTCAATTTCTTACTATGTCCCGGTTTTGGAAAATGCTGAGACACAGGCAAATCTTGTATTGTTTGCTGTAGTCATACCATTGGTGTGGTGGGGTTGTTCATTCTACTACAGGAAAGAAAAGGATACACATGGGTATTTGGTGGGCCAAACACTGTTGTTGACTGCTGTTGTATTGGATGCCTTGATCACAGTCCCGTTCTTCATAATTCCAACAGGAGGAAGTCACTATAGCTTCTTCACATCTTTAGGATTCTGGATTATAGCGGCCGAATTTTTATTGGTAGCGGTATTGTACTGGTATACTCGTGTATATCCCAAAACAAACATCTTAAAACATTAA
- a CDS encoding CotH kinase family protein, which produces MMRKISLLFLLMTQLFLVLSCSNDAVQDTSAGEEVIDSETYVETYSDTDFEAADWTDDTHSKSADPNFEEVFEDEAVKRLDIVITEERWQSMLDDMTSLYGAFGGSGGPGGGPGGGGLADVDEDPIFVPGDIMYNGKEWYRVGVRFKGNSSLQSSWTSGILKLSFKLDFDEFEDQYPQIDNQRFYGFKKLSLKNNYNDKSMLREKVATDVFREAGIASSHAAFYTVYVDHGDGPQYFGVYTLVEEVDDTVIDAQFSDNDGNLYKPDGTGASFAQGTFTEDVFVKKTNEDVADFSDVQSVFTALHSSERTTDPSTWRANLESVFDTDTFLKYLAVNTVIQNWDTYGRMTHNYYLYNNPDTEKLSWIPWDNNEALQEGNQQGALNLDFSDLNGSAWPLIGYLYQDDTYRAQYDAYVRDVVDNAFNISDMQSKYATYGALVEPYANLEVYGYSFLSSSSDFQAAISQLNSHVSARTTAVNNYLND; this is translated from the coding sequence ATGATGAGAAAAATAAGCTTATTGTTTTTATTGATGACGCAATTATTTTTGGTGCTTTCCTGCTCCAACGATGCCGTACAAGATACATCGGCCGGGGAAGAAGTAATAGATAGCGAGACCTATGTTGAAACCTATTCCGATACCGACTTTGAAGCCGCGGACTGGACTGATGATACCCATAGTAAATCAGCAGACCCTAACTTTGAAGAAGTTTTTGAGGATGAAGCAGTAAAACGTTTGGATATTGTAATTACCGAAGAGCGTTGGCAGAGTATGTTGGATGATATGACATCACTGTACGGAGCTTTTGGTGGTAGTGGAGGTCCCGGTGGTGGCCCTGGTGGAGGTGGATTGGCAGATGTTGATGAAGATCCTATTTTTGTCCCCGGCGATATCATGTATAATGGCAAGGAATGGTATCGGGTAGGGGTACGTTTTAAAGGCAATTCCAGTTTACAGTCCAGCTGGACCAGTGGCATCTTAAAATTATCCTTTAAGCTGGATTTTGATGAATTTGAGGATCAATACCCCCAAATAGACAATCAACGGTTTTATGGTTTTAAGAAATTGAGTTTGAAAAATAACTACAATGATAAATCCATGCTAAGGGAAAAGGTAGCTACCGATGTTTTCCGGGAAGCCGGCATAGCGAGTTCACACGCAGCATTTTATACCGTTTATGTGGATCATGGCGATGGACCCCAATATTTTGGAGTTTATACATTGGTCGAAGAAGTGGATGACACGGTGATCGATGCCCAGTTTTCCGATAATGATGGTAATTTGTACAAACCGGATGGCACTGGCGCCAGTTTTGCCCAGGGCACCTTTACCGAAGATGTATTTGTAAAGAAGACCAATGAAGATGTGGCCGATTTTAGCGATGTACAAAGTGTCTTCACGGCATTGCATTCATCGGAAAGAACCACGGATCCTTCAACTTGGCGTGCCAATTTGGAAAGTGTTTTTGACACCGATACCTTCTTGAAGTATTTGGCGGTCAATACAGTTATCCAAAACTGGGATACTTACGGCAGAATGACCCATAATTATTATCTGTACAATAATCCCGACACGGAAAAATTATCATGGATTCCATGGGATAACAACGAGGCTTTGCAGGAAGGGAATCAGCAAGGGGCGTTAAATTTGGATTTCTCCGATTTAAATGGGAGTGCATGGCCGTTGATCGGGTATTTGTATCAGGATGATACCTATAGGGCACAGTACGATGCATATGTGCGTGATGTAGTGGATAATGCCTTTAATATTAGTGATATGCAATCCAAATATGCAACCTATGGGGCATTGGTAGAACCTTACGCCAACCTAGAGGTTTACGGGTATTCATTTCTAAGTTCAAGTTCGGATTTTCAGGCAGCCATAAGCCAATTAAATAGTCACGTTAGTGCACGTACCACGGCAGTAAATAATTATTTGAACGATTAA
- a CDS encoding anthrone oxygenase family protein, which produces MEITIENIGITALILLTGLSAGLCFTWSNAITPGIGRLNDPGYLMSFQQMNRAIINPLFLLVFFGPSIVGAINLYLFKNAPSPLIWSLILGIAIYFFGVVLVTIFGNVPLNEVLDKTDLNSASIEELRQLRERFEVKWNRLHLIRTLSSIISFLLLLIGLFQVTKYNIQ; this is translated from the coding sequence ATGGAAATCACAATTGAAAATATAGGGATTACAGCATTGATATTGCTAACCGGCTTATCGGCAGGTCTATGTTTCACCTGGTCCAATGCCATTACCCCGGGGATTGGCAGACTGAACGATCCTGGCTATTTAATGTCCTTTCAACAAATGAACAGAGCAATAATAAACCCCTTATTTTTGCTGGTCTTCTTTGGACCTTCCATTGTGGGGGCTATTAATCTATATCTCTTTAAAAATGCACCAAGCCCATTAATCTGGTCATTGATCTTAGGGATAGCAATTTATTTTTTCGGAGTTGTTTTGGTAACCATATTTGGTAATGTACCTCTAAATGAGGTGTTGGATAAAACCGACTTAAATTCTGCCAGTATTGAAGAGCTAAGACAATTGAGGGAAAGGTTTGAGGTAAAATGGAATCGCCTGCATCTCATCAGGACCTTGAGTTCCATAATTTCATTCCTGCTTCTTTTGATCGGCCTTTTTCAAGTCACTAAATACAACATTCAATAG